The Henckelia pumila isolate YLH828 chromosome 2, ASM3356847v2, whole genome shotgun sequence genome includes a window with the following:
- the LOC140879302 gene encoding uncharacterized protein has protein sequence MEAEHKTSTQPQRHLNPAMQEVVKKEVIQLLVADIISPISDSEWVNPIQAFQILKQMLTSALVIVASDWSFPFELMCDVNDTILGAFLGQKRDKVLHVIYYASITLSATQLNYVTTEKELLAVVFVVDKFRSYFVGSKVIVHTDHSTLKYLMNKKDEKPRLIRWVILLQEFDMEIVDRKGSENQVADHLSRLENQGIEKQVIHDDSPDDQLFEVTNLPWYADIVNYLSNGIICRCIPVEERVGNISRIHEMPLNNILVCEVFDVWGIDFMGPFPVSEGHKYILVAVDYVSKWVEALACRTNDFKVVVKFLKKIMFARYGTPRAIISDGGTHFCVERMLQLNELDELRLDAYESKLHSRWSGLFTITQVLPYGTVDITSPTTGEFKVSKENSSSTIFLLRILGIFVADSTSTSRV, from the exons ATGGAAGCGGAGCACAAGACCTCAACTCAGCCGCAGAGACACCTCAATCCTGCTATGCAAGAGGTGGTGAAAAAAGAGGTGATCCAACTTTTGGTTGCAGATATTATCTCTCCTATTTCTGACAGTGAGTGGGTAAATCCAATACAG GCATTTCAAATACTAAAGCAGATGCTGACCAGTGCACTAGTAATTGTGGCCTCGGATTGGAGTTTTCCATTTGAATTGATGTGTGATGTCAATGACACGATATTGGGAGCTTTCCTTGGACAGAAGAGAGATAAAGTGTTACATGTGATTTATTATGCCAGTATCACACTGTCAGCCACCCAGTTGAACTACGTCACCACTGAAAAAGAGTTACTTGCAGTTGTGTTTGTGGTGGACAAGTTCAGATCGTATTTCGTGGGAAGCAAAGTCATTGTCCATACTGACCATTCGACGTTGAAGTATTTGATGAACAAGAAGGATGAGAAGCCAAGGTTGATTCGTTGGGTAATATTGCTACAAGAATTTGATATGGAAATTGTTGACAGGAAAGGGTCTGAAAATCAAGTTGCGGATCATCTATCCCGTCTAGAAAATCAGGGGATTGAGAAGCAGGTAATACATGACGATTCCCCGGATGATCAACTGTTTGAGGTAACAAATTTACCCTGGTATGCAGACATTGTCAATTATCTTTCAA ATGGTATTATTTGTAGATGCATTCCAGTGGAAGAG CGAGTTGGGAATATTTCTAGGATACACGAGATGCCTTTGAATAATATTCTTGTGTGTGAAGTTTTCGATGTGTGGGGCATTGAttttatgggaccatttccCGTGTCTGAGGGGCATAAATATATATTGGTAGCGGTGGATTACGTGTCTAAGTGGGTAGAGGCACTTGCTTGTAGAACTAATGACTTTAAGGtggttgtgaaatttttgaaaaaaattatgtttgcaAGATATGGAACACCTAGGGCCATTATTAGTGATGGAGGAACTCACTTTT GCGTGGAGCGGATGTTGCAGCTGAATGAGCTAGATGAGCTCAGATTGGATGCATATGAGA GTAAATTGCACTCGAGGTGGTCAGGACTATTCACAATCACGCAAGTTTTACCATATGGCACTGTGGATATTACAAGTCCTACAACTGGCGAATTTAAG GTGTCCAAGGAGAATTCTTCATCCACCATCTTTTTGTTGCGGATTTTAGGCATTTTTGTTGCGGATTCAACCTCTACAAGCCGGGTTTGA